The genomic stretch TCAGTGCCCCTCCGGTAGACCCCGCGGACGCCGAGCTGGCGCGCCGGCCCGCCCGTGAGACCAGCGGGTCCGGTAGACACGGATGATGTCCCGGAATCCCGCGCGCGTCCCCGTATGACCCAGACCGGCGATCCGGCCGCCCCGGCCCCCGGCTCCGTGCCGCCTGAGGCGGAGCGGGAGTTCGACGCCCTGCTGCTCTATCTCAAGCAGAATCGGGGCTTCGACTTCACCGCCTACAAGCGGACCAGCCTGATGCGCCGGATCAATGTCCGCATGCAGAACGTGGGCGCCGCCGGGTACGCCAACTACCAGGATTTCCTGGAGGTCGTTCCCGAGGAGTTCACCCGCCTCTTCAACACCATCCTGATCAACGTCACCACCTTCTTCCGCGACCCGCCGGTCTGGGAGTACCTGGGCTCCCACCTTCTTGCCGAGCTGAGCGCCTCGCCGGATTCGGCCGACCCGCTCCGGATCTGGAGTGCGGGATGTGCCTCAGGCGAAGAGGCCTACAGCATCGCCATGCTCCTGGCGGAGCGGTTTGGCCTCGATCAGCTTCGCGACCGGGTGAAGATCTACGCCACGGATGTGGACGAGGAGGCCCTGAACGAGGCGCGGTTGGCGGTGTATCCAGAGCGCGCCCTGGAGAACGTGGCGCCCGAGCTGGTGGCCAAATACTTCGATCGACACGAGGACCGCTACACCGTCGGGAAAGACCTCAGACGGTCGGTCATCTTCGGCCGCCACGACCTGATTCAGGATGCGCCCATCTCTCGGGTCAACCTGCTGCTCTGTCGCAACGTGCTGATGTACTTCAATGCCGAGGCACAGGGCAGGATCGTGAGCCGCTTCCACTTCGCCCTGGCGCCGGGCGGGACCCTCTGCCTCGGCAAAGCCGAGACCCTGCTGAGCCATGCGGCCACCTTCAGCACCCTGGACTCCAAGCGCCGCCTCTTCACCAAACTCGAGCGCTTCCCCTTGGCCGAGCGCCCCGTCACGCCGGCCGCGCGCACCGGCGAGGGAGGCACCGGTGGCCAGGACTGGCGACTGCGTGAGACGGCGGCAGAGATAGGGCCGGTGGCGCAGCTGATCGTGGACCGACAGGCCACGGTGGTCCATGCCAATCAGCGGCTCCGCGCCCTCTTCGGGCTCGGCACCCGGGATCTGGGCCGCCCGCTCAAAGACCTGGAGCTCTCCTACCGGCCGTTCGAGCTGCGCTCCTGTCTGGAGCGGGCCTTTGCGGACGGCCGGTCGGTCGGGATGAGCGATGGGCGGTGGTTCGTCCCGGGGGATAGCGAGATCTACGTCGATCTCCTCGTCGTGCCGATCTCGGATGGCGCGGGCGGGTTCGCCGGCGCGTCGCTGTTCTTCAGCGACGTCACCCGGGAACGCCAGCTCCAGGGGGAGGTGCAGCGGATCCAGCAGGAGCTGCAGACGGCGCTCGAGGAGCTGCAATCGACCAACGAGGAGCTGGAGACCACCAATGAGGAGCTGCAGTCCACGGTGGAGGAGCTGGAGACGACCAACGAGGAGCTCCAGTCGACCAACGAGGAGCTGGAGACGATGAACGAGGAGCTCCAGTCCACCAATGAAGAGCTGCAGGCTCTGAACGAGGAGTCCCGCGAGCGCGGGGACGAGATGGCCGACTTGAACGCCTTCTTGGAATCGATTCTCCGGGGGCTCAGGAGCGGGGTCGTCGTGGTGGATCAGGATCTTCATGTCCGCAAGTGGAATCACCACGCGGAGGAGATGTGGGGACTCCGGCCGGAGGAGGTGCTGCAGCGCAATTTCCTGAATCTCGACAGCGGACTCCCGGTCGAGCAGCTCCGGGCACCGATCCGCGCGTGTCTCCAGGGTGAGAGCGAGCACCTGCAGGTGCTGGTCCAGGCCACCAATCGCCGGGGAAGAGCGATCCAGGTGCGGGTGACCTGTACCCCACTGACGGCCGGTCTCCCCGACGTGCGTGGCGTCATTCTCCTGATGGACGAGGTGGAAGGGTGAGGGCCCCGCGGTGGTCTGCCGTGGGTGGGAGGGTACCATGAAGATCGACGAGTTCGCCGAGCGTATCGCGGCGTTTCGCCGCCGCGTGGAGAATACGGCTGCAGGGCAGCTACCGGCCGCGCTCCTGGAGGATCTCCTGGTGGCCGCGGAGGAGTTGGGGGTCACGGAGGAGGAGCTTCGGCAGCAGAACCAGGCCCTGGAGGAGGCTCGCGACGCGCTGGGCGAGCAGCGGCGCCGGTACCACGAGCTGTTCAATTTCGCCCCGGACGCCTACTTCTTCACCGATCTCTCCGGCATCGTACAGGAAGCCAACCTGTCGGCCTCTCGCATGCTGCGGATCGACCCCCGGTTCATCCCGGGCAAGGCGCTGGCCAGCTACGTGGCCATGCACGACCGCGGCAGGTTTCGCTCCGAGCTCAGCAAGCTGCGCTCCGAGCCGGCCCCTCACGACCTCACCCTCACCCTGCTGCCCCGCGACGCGGCGCCGATCGAGACGGCGGTGACCCTCTCGGTGGCTCGCGCACCGCAGGGCGGCGCCGTTGGCCTCCGCTGGCTGGTGCGCGACGTGACCGCCCAGCGCCGCTTGGAGGCGGAGATCCGCACGCTCAACGAAGAGCTCGAACAACGGGTCGAGGCCCGCACTTGTGACCTGGCCGCGGCGCAGCGTCTGACCGAAGAGCTGCTCGCCCGCGAGCAGGCCGCACGGCGGGCGGCGGAGGCGAGCGCGGCCCAGTCGCGACACGTCCAGAAGCTGGAGAGCATCGGGGTGCTGGCGGGCGGCATCGCCCACGACTTCAACAATCTGCTTCACGTCGTGCTGGGAAACGCCGACCTCGCCCGAAACCACCTGCCCCCCGATTCCCCCGCGCTGGAGACGCTGGACGAGGTGATCCGCGCGGCCCGCCGGGCCACCGACCTGACCCGCCAGCTGCTGGCGTACTCGGGCAAGGGCGCGTTCGTGCTCCGCCACCTCGACCTTTCGCGGGAAGTCCGGGAGATGGCTACCCTGCTCCGCACCGCGATCGCCCGGCAGGCGACCCTCGTGTGGGAGCTCGACCCCGACATTCCCGCCGTCAGCGCCGACGAGACCCAGATCCGTCAAATCCTCATGAACCTCCTCACCAACGCCTCGGACGCGCTGGGCGATAATCCCGGAACGATCACTCTCCGTACCGGCACCGTTCTGGTGGAGGAGCCCGAGGCCAGCGGCGAGTTCGTATACCTCGAGGTCGCGGACACCGGGATCGGCATGGCTTCGGAGACGCTCCAGCGGATCTTCGACCCCTTCTTCTCCACCAAGTTCGCCGGCCGCGGCCTGGGGCTCGCCGCGGTGATGGGGATTGTCGAGGCCCACCATGGGCTGATCCGCATCCGTACCGCACCGGGCGAAGGGACAGCCTTCCGGGTGCTCTTCCCGGCGGCTCACGTCGAAGCTGACGCGGCGGATACGCCGGCGTTCGCCCCCAACGATTGGCGCGGCAAGGGCACCCTCCTGATCGTGGAGGACGAGGAGGGGGTCCGCGTGGTTGCCGAGCGGATGCTCACGGGACTGGGATTTCAGGTCCTCGCGGCGGAGGATGGGCGCGAGGCACTCAAGATCGTGGCCGCCCGCGCCGAAGAGCTCGCCGCCGTCCTGCTCGACCTCTCGATGCCACGGATGGGCGGACCAGAGACCTTCCGGCGGCTCCGAGCCGTGCAGCCGCGCCTGCCGGTGGTGCTGATGAGCGGCTATACCGAGCAGGAAGTGGCCCCGCAGTTTCTGGAAGGCGGGCCCGGGCCGGTGGCTTTCCTCCAGAAGCCGTTCCTCCCCGGCGATCTCGTGGCCGTACTCAGGCACGTCGTCGAGACGTCACCTTCATCCTTCCAAGGCTCGTCCTAGGCATGGGGCGTCCGACTCGGAAGGCGGAGCGCCGGAAGCCACCCCCCGACGCGGCCCAAGGCGTGGCGGCAGGCCTTCGCTCCCGCGCGATCGACTTCAACGCTCTGGTCTGGCGAACCATCACCCGCACCCGCTCCACCGCCGGCGGCTCGCCGCTGTGCGCGGCCAGCCTCGATCCGGCGCTGGCCCCGGTCCGGGTCGACGCGGATCAGCTGGAGCGGGTGGTCCGCGACCTGCTCGCCGGGGCGCTGGAAGCGTTGCCGGCGGGCGCCTGCCTCCTGGTGGAGACCAGCAATATTCCGCCGGAAGCCGCGGAGGTGAGGCGCCAGGACCACCCCGCGGTCGACTCATTCGTGCGCCTTGCCCTGCATGACATGCGGCAGGGTGAGCCGGCGCCCAGCCGCACCCCTCGACGGTTTCCATCCTCGACCACAGCCCTCATTCACCGTTTCGGGGGCTTCCTCAGAACCGAGAGACACCCCGATGGCGGGAGCAGCCTCCGGATGTACTTGCCGCAGGCCGCGCGAACACGACCGTCCATGCCGGCCGGAACGGGCGAGGCGAGTGACGAAATGATCTGACCGTGCAACTCCCGACCGGCTGGACATCTCCAGCCGTTGATGTCCGTCTGGCCGGCTCCGGGGCAGCGACGGTGTCGGATCAAGGGGGCCCGGGGCTTCGGGGCAACGGCAGGCGTCCCGCATCAGGAATGCTAAGTTCCTTACTCATAATCCGTTAAGGAACTCATAATCCGTTAAGGAACAACGGTCAGCGTCGGATTGGGTCCGTGGCACGCAAGATCTAGACTGACCTGCCGTAGCCCGGTAGGATCCCAGTCACGGCATTCGCCGCCTTGACCCAGACATATTTCGGGTTGGTGTGAATGTTGCCGGAAATTGCACTCTTGGTGTCCGTGAGCCGCCCGACCGTAATCACCGGGCGCCGGAGCGGCGTCGAGTCAGGTCCTCGGGAAACCTGGGGTCTGGGGCAGCGGCAGGCCTTTCTCCGCAACTTCAGGGGTACATGACGGCCGACCTCACCGTTTTGTTCGAGCAATACTACGCCTCGCTGGTCCGGATGCTCTACCGCCGGACCGGCGACCGCGATCGGGCGGAGGACCTGGCGCAGGAGACCTTCGCCCGGGCCGTGTCGGCGCCGCCGGACAACCCCCGGCCGTGGCTCTTCGCGGTGGCGCTCAACCTGGTGCGGGAGGACGGGCGGCGCGCGGTCACCCGGGGCCGCCGGCTGGAGCTGCTCAGGTCGGAGAGCGATGGGCCCGCCGCGGGGCCCGATGTGGACCTGGAGCGGAACGAAAGCGCGGCCCGGGTTCGCTCGGCGCTCGCGGCACTGAACGAGCGGGACCGCGAGGCGCTGCTGCTCAAGGCCGAGGGATTCAGTTACGACGAGATCGCCGCGACGCTGGGGCTGGCCAAGGGCGCGGTCGGCACCACGCTCGCCCGGGCCCGGCGGCGATTGGTCGAGGCGTACCGGGCGCAGGAACGAGGGAAGTATGCCGCATCTTGACGAAGGCACGCTGCACGCGTTGCTGGATGGCGAGCTCGAAGGTACCGAGGTCCTGGAAATCCAGGCCCACCTGGGAGGCTGCGCCAGCTGCGGGTCGCGTCTTAAAGACATCCGCGAGTTCATGACGGAAGCCGACCGGCTGCTCGGCAGTGTGGATCTGCCACATACGCCTGGACGTCCTGCGCCCTCGATAGGCCCCCGGACCGTACTGGCACAGGACGTGTCTCAGCCGCCTCGGGAGGCGCCCGCCCGCGCCCCCAATCGCCCGCTCCCACCACCCCCGCCGCGGCCAGGCGCGTGGGAAGAGCCGCCGGTTCTGCTCATTCCGGACAATCCCGACACCATCGAGCTCAAGCAGCGGTGGCTCCACGGCATGGGATGGGCGGCAACGATCGCGGTGGCGGTTGGCCTGGGATTCATGGTGAGTCAGCTGCGGAGCGGCGCGCCCGCTCGGGGAGCCGCCACCGTCGCCACCGAGCGTGCGGCCGCGCCATCGAATGCCGTGGTCAGCACCGAGGAGACGCCCCGTCCAGACTCGGCGGCGGCGGCTCAGACCGGCACCCCGCGTCGCGACTCGGCCAGACCGCCGGCCGCGCCAGCTCCGGCCCCGGTCGCCAAGACCAACGCTCCCAAGCCGGCGAAGCCGGCGGAAAAGCAGGCGGCCGCTCCCAAAGCGGAGACGCCCAGGGATGAGCTCCAGCAGGCCGCCGAACCGGAGTCGACATCCGACAGCGAGCCGGCGGAATCCTCCGCTTCCGGCGACTCGGCCACGACCGGACGGGAGGATCCTGCGGTGATCCGGGCCCGTGCGTCGGAGGCCTTGGCTGAGTTGGACCGGGAGCGGCTGCGGTCCCGGGCGGCCGCCGCCACGGCGGCGCTCGACGCCCAGGCGCGCCGGAGCGCCCGGCCGGCTGAGCAGGCGCCGCCGCCAGCAGCTCCCGCTCCGCCGCCCACGCTGGAGCAGCGGTCGCGCATCTATCTCCGAATTGGTCTGGATGAGGCCGCGCGGCAGCTCGGCGGCCCGGCGCACGTGATCGAGGGGTTGAATCCCTCGTTCATGGGGCTGGCCCAAGGCAGCCTTTCACCAGGAGCGGATACCACCCGTCCGGTGGTGCGAGTGGTGTACCAGGATGCTCAGGGCCGGATGATCGTGCTCGACCAGCAGCGGTTGCGGCCCGGCCAGACCTCGCCGACGCGTGCCTCGTCCAATACCTGGATCACCGGCGACGTCCTGCTACACCTGCAGGGCGAGGTCGGTCCCGAGATCCTCCGCAACCTGCAGCCGCGCGTCCGCTGAGTCCGAGGCTCAGCGCCGCGCGACGTCGAGCAACCCCCGGACCTTCCGCAACAACTCATCCGCGGTGAACGGCTTGTGGATCAGTTCCACGTCGCTCACCCCACGGCGCAGCACCTCGTCGTCGGTGTACCCCGAGACATACAGCACGCGGATCTCGGGATAGAGTGGCGTGAGCGCCTCGACCAGCTCCCTCCCTCCCATCTCCGGCATCACTACGTCCGTGACCAGGACATGGATCGGCTGCTGGTAGCGTTGGGCCAGCAGGAGCGCCTCGCGTCCGTGGGCCGCCTCAAGGACGCTGTATCCGTGATCGTGCAGGATCTTCCGCAAGAGCTCCCGGACCGCCTCCTCGTCCTCGACGACCAGCACGGTCTCGGTCCCGTCGAGGGACGCATCCTCGCCCACTGCCCCGAGATCGTCCTCCTCGTCGTGCAAGGGGAGATAGATCTTCACCATGGTCCCCTCTTCCGACTCGCTGGTGACCCGCACGGCACCGCCGTTCTGCCGGACGATTCCGTAGACCAGCGAGAGCCCCAGTCCGGCGCGGCGTCCCTGGCCATGGCTGGGCTCGACCTCGAACGCCTGAGGCAGCGAGTCGGGGTCGAGCTCGCTGCCGGTGTCGGAGATGGCGAGCACGACGTACCGGCCGGGGCGGACGTGGCGTCCCCGCCCGGCGCGGCTGATCTGACGCTCGGAGGTCTCAATCGTGAGCGTCCCGCCTGACGGCATGGCGTCGCGCGCGCTGAGGATGAGATTGACCACCAGCTGCTCCAATTGGCCCGGATCGATCCGGACCTTCGCCGCTCCGGGAATCAGCCGCAGACTCACCCGGATGTCGGCGCCCATCAGGCGCTGGACGAACCCCTGCATGCCCCGGAGCAGCTCGTTCAGGCTGGTCGGCCGCGGCTGCAGGGCCTGTCGCCGGCCGAAGGAGAGAAGCTGCCGGGTCAGCAGCGCGCCGCGGTCTGCCGCCTGACAGATCCGATCGACGTCCGCCCGCCGCCGATCTGCCGGATCCAGATCCCGCAACAACATCTCCCCGAAGCCGCGCACCGTGGTCAGGATGTTGTTGAAGTCGTGGGCCACGCCGCTGGCGATCCGGCCGACCGCGTCCATCCGCTGGGCGTGACGGAGCTGCTCCTCGCTCTGGTGCAACGCGGCCCGGGTCCGGGTCCGCTCGGTGATGTCGGTGGCCAGCACGAGGCGGGCCTGATGACCATCCACCTCCAGCGCGTGCGAGACGATCTCCATGTCGACGATGGAGCCATCCTTCCGCTGGTGCTGGGCCAGGGCGATCCCTTCTCGTTGCGGCCCGCGCTCCAGCGAGCCCGCCAGCCCGGGCGCGTCCTCCTGGTGCAGGATGTCCATGATGGACATCTGGAGAAATTCGTCTCGCGAGTAGCCGTAGTGGCGGATGGCTGCGTCGTTGACGGCGAGGAAGACCAAGGTCTCCACGTCGAAGACCCACATCGGCTGCGGGTTGGCGTCGAACAGGAGACGGTACCTCCGGTCGGCCTCGACGGCTTCCCGGTGGAGATACGCATTGTCGACCGCGAGCGCCGAGCGTGCGGCGAGCTCCTCGACGAATCTGACGTCGTCCGGCTCGAAGCGCCGGCCCGACTCGCTGCTGATGACCAGGGTGAGGACGCCGAGCGTCCGGCCTCGGGCGTGCAGCGGGACACGAAGCACCCAGGCCGGCGCCAGAGCCCGGTATAGCTTGAGGTGCTCGGCATCCTCCGCCCGTTGGCGGAGCAGCTCTTCGCTGACCTCGGTCACGTCAGAGGTGGCGCCGGGCTCGCCCAAGGGAAGGCCCCGAACGCCGTACTCGCAGAGTGCGCGGACCACCAGATCCCGGGCGGGGTCCCGGTGCGCCGCCGCCACGAACTGCAGCATGCCCTGCTCGGTGGCCACGTGGATGGTGCACCAATCCGCCAGGCCGGAGACAATGAGGCGCGCCAGGTCACGCAGCGTCACCTCGTATTCCAGCGAGGAGGCGAGACGCTCACCCACCTGCTCGAGAAAGGACAACCGACGGTCGAGCGCCTCGGCTTCCTTCTGGGTGAGCGGGATCTCCTCGGCGCGGTTGGCCTTGGTGCGCAGCCGGGCCACCACTGCCGCTATGGCGGACGAGCTGGCGCCGACCGCGAGGAGACTGATCATTCCGGAGGACGTGTAATGGAGCGCGGGGCGGGTCTGGGAAAAGAAGTGCGCCGCGTACACGGTGGTCACCACCGCGCTCACCATGGCGGGCCACAGTCCACCCCAGTACGCCGCACACACGATGGTGAGAAGCAGCAGTGGGAACGGGTGAATGAGCGCCGTTCCCTGGCGTGCAAGCACGTCCAGGACGACGGCCACGGCGACGGTCAGGAGTGGCCCGCGGACGCCGGCCCCCGCGCGGCCCCAGTCCGTGGCGGCCCGGGTGAAGGCTGCTGCGGCGAGGGATCGCAGGCTGTCGGAACCCTGCGTGATGCTGCTCTGGGTCATGGCTCTGTCCGCAGGTTCGACCAACCCCTCGGCACGAGTGATCAGGGGACGGTCCTAACCTCCACTGCGGCAGGCAGCCAGTCTGTGACAGGCCACACACCGAACGGGCGGGCAGCGGCCCGGACGGGCTAAGTGCTGCGGAGCGCGACCATTGGGTCGACTGAGGTGGCCTGGCGGGCGGGCACCAGACAGGCCGCCGCGGCCACCAGAAGAAGGACCAGGATCATGGCGGCAAAGGTGAGCGGGTCGGTAGCGTGGACGCCGTAGAGCAGGTCGGCCATGAGGCGGGTGACCAGCAAGGCACCGCCAACCCCGAGCGCCGGGCCCACCGGCCAGGACCGGCTCGGGCCACGGCGCGCGCGTTTCCGCCCGAGCGTTGCCGCCAATGTCACGCCGCACACGCCGCGCGCGACAACGTCTTCGTGCAGTTCTATCCCTCGCTGCGCGCCCCGCCACCGTGACCCTCGGGCGTCTTGCGACCGGTCCATCTGCGCGGTATGCTATCCCCGTCCGATCCGACAATCCCCGCTGCTCCCATTCCTCCGGCCGCCCGGGCAGGTCCGGTACGCGTGAGCCGGCCGCCCGCGAAAGAGAGAGATTGCCGATGCCGTTGCTTCGTCCGATCCGCGCATCCGCGCGACTGCTGCTGGGTCTCGCGCTCCCCGTCCTGTCGAGCCAACTG from Gemmatimonadales bacterium encodes the following:
- a CDS encoding CheR family methyltransferase, which gives rise to MTQTGDPAAPAPGSVPPEAEREFDALLLYLKQNRGFDFTAYKRTSLMRRINVRMQNVGAAGYANYQDFLEVVPEEFTRLFNTILINVTTFFRDPPVWEYLGSHLLAELSASPDSADPLRIWSAGCASGEEAYSIAMLLAERFGLDQLRDRVKIYATDVDEEALNEARLAVYPERALENVAPELVAKYFDRHEDRYTVGKDLRRSVIFGRHDLIQDAPISRVNLLLCRNVLMYFNAEAQGRIVSRFHFALAPGGTLCLGKAETLLSHAATFSTLDSKRRLFTKLERFPLAERPVTPAARTGEGGTGGQDWRLRETAAEIGPVAQLIVDRQATVVHANQRLRALFGLGTRDLGRPLKDLELSYRPFELRSCLERAFADGRSVGMSDGRWFVPGDSEIYVDLLVVPISDGAGGFAGASLFFSDVTRERQLQGEVQRIQQELQTALEELQSTNEELETTNEELQSTVEELETTNEELQSTNEELETMNEELQSTNEELQALNEESRERGDEMADLNAFLESILRGLRSGVVVVDQDLHVRKWNHHAEEMWGLRPEEVLQRNFLNLDSGLPVEQLRAPIRACLQGESEHLQVLVQATNRRGRAIQVRVTCTPLTAGLPDVRGVILLMDEVEG
- a CDS encoding ATP-binding protein → MKIDEFAERIAAFRRRVENTAAGQLPAALLEDLLVAAEELGVTEEELRQQNQALEEARDALGEQRRRYHELFNFAPDAYFFTDLSGIVQEANLSASRMLRIDPRFIPGKALASYVAMHDRGRFRSELSKLRSEPAPHDLTLTLLPRDAAPIETAVTLSVARAPQGGAVGLRWLVRDVTAQRRLEAEIRTLNEELEQRVEARTCDLAAAQRLTEELLAREQAARRAAEASAAQSRHVQKLESIGVLAGGIAHDFNNLLHVVLGNADLARNHLPPDSPALETLDEVIRAARRATDLTRQLLAYSGKGAFVLRHLDLSREVREMATLLRTAIARQATLVWELDPDIPAVSADETQIRQILMNLLTNASDALGDNPGTITLRTGTVLVEEPEASGEFVYLEVADTGIGMASETLQRIFDPFFSTKFAGRGLGLAAVMGIVEAHHGLIRIRTAPGEGTAFRVLFPAAHVEADAADTPAFAPNDWRGKGTLLIVEDEEGVRVVAERMLTGLGFQVLAAEDGREALKIVAARAEELAAVLLDLSMPRMGGPETFRRLRAVQPRLPVVLMSGYTEQEVAPQFLEGGPGPVAFLQKPFLPGDLVAVLRHVVETSPSSFQGSS
- a CDS encoding sigma-70 family RNA polymerase sigma factor, encoding MTADLTVLFEQYYASLVRMLYRRTGDRDRAEDLAQETFARAVSAPPDNPRPWLFAVALNLVREDGRRAVTRGRRLELLRSESDGPAAGPDVDLERNESAARVRSALAALNERDREALLLKAEGFSYDEIAATLGLAKGAVGTTLARARRRLVEAYRAQERGKYAAS
- a CDS encoding zf-HC2 domain-containing protein; the protein is MPHLDEGTLHALLDGELEGTEVLEIQAHLGGCASCGSRLKDIREFMTEADRLLGSVDLPHTPGRPAPSIGPRTVLAQDVSQPPREAPARAPNRPLPPPPPRPGAWEEPPVLLIPDNPDTIELKQRWLHGMGWAATIAVAVGLGFMVSQLRSGAPARGAATVATERAAAPSNAVVSTEETPRPDSAAAAQTGTPRRDSARPPAAPAPAPVAKTNAPKPAKPAEKQAAAPKAETPRDELQQAAEPESTSDSEPAESSASGDSATTGREDPAVIRARASEALAELDRERLRSRAAAATAALDAQARRSARPAEQAPPPAAPAPPPTLEQRSRIYLRIGLDEAARQLGGPAHVIEGLNPSFMGLAQGSLSPGADTTRPVVRVVYQDAQGRMIVLDQQRLRPGQTSPTRASSNTWITGDVLLHLQGEVGPEILRNLQPRVR
- a CDS encoding response regulator, encoding MTQSSITQGSDSLRSLAAAAFTRAATDWGRAGAGVRGPLLTVAVAVVLDVLARQGTALIHPFPLLLLTIVCAAYWGGLWPAMVSAVVTTVYAAHFFSQTRPALHYTSSGMISLLAVGASSSAIAAVVARLRTKANRAEEIPLTQKEAEALDRRLSFLEQVGERLASSLEYEVTLRDLARLIVSGLADWCTIHVATEQGMLQFVAAAHRDPARDLVVRALCEYGVRGLPLGEPGATSDVTEVSEELLRQRAEDAEHLKLYRALAPAWVLRVPLHARGRTLGVLTLVISSESGRRFEPDDVRFVEELAARSALAVDNAYLHREAVEADRRYRLLFDANPQPMWVFDVETLVFLAVNDAAIRHYGYSRDEFLQMSIMDILHQEDAPGLAGSLERGPQREGIALAQHQRKDGSIVDMEIVSHALEVDGHQARLVLATDITERTRTRAALHQSEEQLRHAQRMDAVGRIASGVAHDFNNILTTVRGFGEMLLRDLDPADRRRADVDRICQAADRGALLTRQLLSFGRRQALQPRPTSLNELLRGMQGFVQRLMGADIRVSLRLIPGAAKVRIDPGQLEQLVVNLILSARDAMPSGGTLTIETSERQISRAGRGRHVRPGRYVVLAISDTGSELDPDSLPQAFEVEPSHGQGRRAGLGLSLVYGIVRQNGGAVRVTSESEEGTMVKIYLPLHDEEDDLGAVGEDASLDGTETVLVVEDEEAVRELLRKILHDHGYSVLEAAHGREALLLAQRYQQPIHVLVTDVVMPEMGGRELVEALTPLYPEIRVLYVSGYTDDEVLRRGVSDVELIHKPFTADELLRKVRGLLDVARR